In the Psychromonas sp. psych-6C06 genome, one interval contains:
- a CDS encoding transporter substrate-binding domain-containing protein: MKLLILFSTLCFSFFILPSQACTLKMGYRTTARLPNIEAQPSNKGLYLDLYTKAAKRIGCQLEVSRQPKKRILRDLGRGTLDFYPGLSFREERSLYILFFANGLPSADIGLTRVEVPEINSFYDLKGKSILRAYGGTSVDANEYGVTIKTPPELSFESAIDYILNKNADFYEDEIGTLSYYLKDHPRAKELKFHLNCCGGLTELTVGFSRASPHLKEEANPDYDPSKELDYNNFPKRVAERSTAYRFQQALMELKKEGYTNNLFLQYYGVNIEELLSKK, from the coding sequence ATGAAGCTACTAATATTATTCTCCACGCTATGTTTTTCTTTTTTCATCCTACCAAGCCAAGCTTGTACATTGAAGATGGGCTACCGGACCACGGCTCGATTACCCAATATCGAAGCACAGCCCAGTAACAAAGGATTATATTTAGATCTATATACTAAGGCCGCGAAACGCATTGGTTGCCAACTAGAAGTATCGCGTCAACCTAAAAAACGTATTTTGCGCGACCTTGGTCGTGGCACGTTAGATTTTTATCCAGGACTTAGCTTCCGTGAAGAACGTTCCCTATATATTCTCTTTTTTGCAAATGGTCTGCCTTCTGCTGATATCGGTTTAACACGAGTAGAGGTACCAGAAATAAACAGTTTCTATGATTTAAAAGGGAAAAGTATTTTACGCGCCTATGGTGGTACATCGGTTGATGCAAATGAGTATGGCGTTACCATAAAAACACCACCCGAACTGAGTTTTGAAAGTGCCATTGATTATATTCTAAATAAAAATGCGGACTTTTATGAAGATGAAATAGGCACGCTTTCTTATTATTTAAAAGATCACCCCAGAGCAAAAGAGTTAAAGTTTCATCTTAATTGTTGCGGTGGTTTAACTGAATTAACCGTTGGCTTCTCGCGTGCTTCCCCACATTTAAAAGAGGAAGCAAATCCGGATTATGATCCAAGTAAAGAGCTTGATTATAACAACTTTCCTAAACGAGTCGCTGAACGTTCAACTGCCTATCGTTTCCAACAGGCATTAATGGAGCTTAAAAAAGAGGGGTATACGAATAATCTATTTCTTCAATATTATGGCGTTAATATAGAAGAGCTGCTAAGCAAAAAATAG
- a CDS encoding protein disulfide oxidoreductase: protein MHQETPLKPQKRRKGWLGWLKEILIFTIIVVIVGWGADLWRSKSMASGKAPTLVTESVLGDKIDLIAMSTEKPVMVYFWATWCSICSAVSPSVDFLSGQYQVVSVALTSGEKQRIKQYLNAKDYNFNVVNDPKGEISRDWGVSVTPTIFIIDKGEISSVTTGFTSPMGMWLRLFFA from the coding sequence ATGCACCAAGAAACACCACTAAAACCCCAAAAGCGACGCAAAGGATGGCTCGGCTGGCTTAAAGAAATACTCATATTTACCATCATTGTGGTAATAGTTGGCTGGGGAGCCGATCTCTGGCGCAGTAAATCGATGGCATCAGGAAAAGCGCCCACCCTTGTGACTGAGTCGGTATTAGGTGACAAGATAGACTTAATAGCGATGAGCACAGAGAAGCCAGTTATGGTCTATTTCTGGGCAACATGGTGCTCTATTTGCAGTGCGGTTTCACCCTCTGTTGATTTTCTCTCTGGGCAATATCAAGTAGTCAGTGTTGCACTTACGTCTGGTGAAAAGCAGCGTATTAAGCAATACCTAAATGCTAAAGATTATAATTTTAACGTGGTAAATGATCCCAAAGGTGAAATTAGCCGTGATTGGGGAGTCAGTGTAACGCCGACTATTTTTATTATTGATAAAGGCGAAATAAGCTCAGTAACAACTGGGTTTACTTCGCCAATGGGCATGTGGTTGCGTCTATTTTTTGCTTAG
- a CDS encoding GGDEF domain-containing protein, translating into MNSSLRTISLLILISATIIALFAYENGIYKTYSVDLTRQEQMGLNTDLSQGGQTTADITYTDEGIMLKCNISLEYQWPYCELKLHLAEREDQGAFNYAKGVDLSAYTEVFLNISTMGEANDQIRFYIRNYNPLYTNLYTDGNSLKINEVEYSPNDYPNGKFIPIKDFNVVSWWLQARDIPLELRGVEISNSPLLTVASGGLVDEGEITILVKEVTFRYNLISKENILFSIIAMWFGSAVIALLVQLKSFRSRLRQSKSQQLKQNEVMAALQLEKQELEKLAKRDALTGLRNRVGLSKYLIECEEKAHAQRIPFSLIFIDIDFFKRINDEHGHSVGDDLLIQFGRTINENIRQKDKFARWGGEEFIILCMDTKRDKAINLAQKLCKLIAEKPLLAGINTTASFGVAELHRHESTASFLERADNALYRAKTNGRNQVQAAD; encoded by the coding sequence ATGAATTCCAGCCTGAGAACTATTTCTCTACTGATACTAATTAGTGCGACAATTATAGCTCTTTTCGCCTATGAAAATGGGATTTACAAGACGTATAGCGTTGATCTTACTCGTCAAGAGCAGATGGGATTAAATACCGATCTATCACAAGGCGGGCAAACAACTGCTGATATTACTTACACTGACGAAGGTATTATGCTTAAGTGTAATATTAGTCTGGAATACCAGTGGCCATATTGCGAGTTAAAATTACATTTAGCTGAACGAGAAGATCAAGGTGCATTCAACTATGCAAAAGGAGTGGACCTTTCCGCATATACAGAGGTCTTTCTTAATATCAGTACAATGGGTGAAGCAAACGATCAAATACGTTTTTATATTCGTAACTACAACCCGCTCTACACCAACCTATACACCGATGGAAACTCCTTAAAAATAAACGAAGTGGAGTACTCCCCAAATGATTATCCGAACGGAAAATTCATACCTATCAAAGACTTCAATGTTGTTTCATGGTGGCTACAGGCTCGTGATATTCCGCTAGAATTACGTGGTGTAGAAATTAGCAATAGTCCACTACTAACGGTTGCTTCTGGCGGGCTAGTTGATGAAGGGGAGATAACTATTCTCGTAAAAGAAGTTACCTTTCGTTACAACCTAATTAGTAAAGAAAATATTCTATTTTCAATTATTGCAATGTGGTTTGGTAGCGCAGTTATCGCACTATTAGTTCAACTTAAATCTTTCCGTTCACGCCTCCGCCAATCTAAAAGCCAACAACTAAAACAGAATGAAGTGATGGCTGCATTACAACTAGAAAAACAAGAGCTAGAAAAATTAGCCAAGCGTGATGCTCTGACAGGATTAAGAAACCGAGTAGGCTTAAGTAAGTACCTGATTGAATGTGAAGAGAAAGCACACGCACAGCGTATCCCATTTAGCCTTATTTTTATTGATATTGATTTTTTCAAACGTATTAATGATGAGCATGGTCACTCTGTCGGAGATGATCTTCTAATTCAATTCGGGCGCACCATTAATGAAAATATTCGTCAAAAAGATAAGTTTGCCCGCTGGGGAGGCGAAGAGTTTATTATTCTATGTATGGACACTAAACGAGATAAAGCCATCAATCTAGCTCAAAAACTATGTAAGCTAATCGCTGAAAAGCCATTATTAGCAGGCATTAATACAACGGCGAGCTTTGGCGTAGCTGAGTTACATCGACATGAGTCTACAGCTTCATTTTTAGAGCGCGCAGACAACGCACTATATAGGGCTAAAACTAACGGACGCAACCAAGTACAAGCAGCCGATTAA
- the ccoG gene encoding cytochrome c oxidase accessory protein CcoG produces the protein MTERIKVKEIKTSTQSNVDRYNPSNRIYVRAVYGLYQKLRRYTGWGLIILFLALPMIRWNGHQAVLFDIAKQQYHIFNLTLFPQDLTLLAWIFIIAAFGLFFITTYLGRVWCGYTCPQTVWTFIFIWFEERFEGTANKRKRLDQMPWNANKIWRKAAKHTGWITVSLLTGLAFSSYFVPVNELYFDFLTFNAGFATTASVLFFATITYANAGWMRSIVCTHMCPYARFQSTMFDKNTFIVGYDATRGEKRGPRRRKADPKELGLGDCVDCDLCVQVCPTGIDIRDGLQYECINCGACIDACDETMEKMGYEKGLISYTSEQKLEGKETHVLRPKIIGYGLMLLVMVGMFITNLVNLSSAELEILRDRTALYRENSEGLIENTYTLKVLNKTVETQTYDLSFSGLEDAQLIGPKQIIIKSGEILTQPISIAVDAYGMKEKKVMLTIKLTSSTGDVEEIEQQSPFFTGS, from the coding sequence ATGACTGAACGCATCAAAGTAAAAGAGATCAAAACATCGACACAATCAAATGTTGATCGCTATAACCCAAGTAATCGAATCTATGTTCGTGCTGTTTATGGTTTATATCAAAAACTCCGCCGTTATACTGGCTGGGGACTGATTATTCTTTTTTTAGCCTTACCCATGATTCGTTGGAATGGGCACCAAGCCGTATTGTTTGATATTGCCAAACAACAGTATCATATTTTTAACCTCACTCTTTTCCCACAAGACTTAACGCTCTTAGCATGGATATTTATTATCGCAGCCTTTGGGTTGTTCTTCATTACCACCTACTTAGGTCGAGTTTGGTGCGGTTATACATGCCCACAAACTGTCTGGACCTTTATCTTTATCTGGTTTGAAGAACGTTTTGAGGGCACTGCAAATAAACGTAAACGACTTGATCAAATGCCTTGGAATGCCAACAAAATATGGCGAAAAGCAGCCAAGCATACGGGCTGGATAACTGTTTCTTTACTAACCGGTCTGGCATTTAGCTCTTACTTTGTCCCGGTTAACGAGCTTTATTTCGACTTTTTAACCTTTAATGCCGGTTTTGCAACAACAGCAAGCGTACTCTTTTTTGCAACCATTACTTATGCAAATGCAGGTTGGATGCGTTCAATCGTATGTACTCATATGTGCCCTTACGCGCGTTTCCAGTCCACTATGTTTGATAAAAATACGTTTATTGTTGGTTACGATGCAACACGTGGTGAAAAACGTGGTCCGCGTCGTCGCAAAGCAGATCCAAAAGAGCTTGGATTAGGCGACTGTGTTGACTGTGACCTATGTGTACAAGTTTGCCCAACAGGTATTGATATACGTGATGGCTTGCAATATGAGTGTATCAACTGTGGCGCATGTATTGATGCTTGTGATGAAACGATGGAGAAAATGGGGTATGAAAAAGGTCTAATCTCTTATACTTCTGAACAAAAACTAGAAGGCAAAGAAACTCACGTGTTACGCCCTAAGATTATCGGTTACGGTTTAATGTTACTGGTAATGGTCGGTATGTTTATCACTAATTTGGTGAACCTAAGTAGCGCAGAATTGGAGATTTTACGTGATCGTACAGCCCTTTATCGTGAAAATAGTGAAGGTTTAATAGAGAATACCTACACACTTAAAGTTCTCAATAAAACCGTTGAAACACAAACATATGATCTTTCTTTCTCAGGCCTTGAAGATGCACAATTAATTGGCCCTAAACAAATCATTATCAAATCGGGAGAGATATTAACGCAGCCAATCTCTATTGCAGTCGATGCTTATGGGATGAAAGAGAAAAAAGTAATGCTGACAATTAAACTCACCAGTAGCACAGGCGATGTAGAAGAGATTGAGCAACAAAGTCCTTTCTTTACTGGCTCCTAA
- a CDS encoding HAD family phosphatase has translation MNYQAAIFDMDGLLLDTERVCQQAFRESCEALSLPFLEDTYLSIIGCNAQGIENILTAGYGDKIDYQILRKAWMDRYHPVVNTQAIPVKKGVLALLNWLKSEKIPMAVATSTHRELAITKLKLAGIYDFFDSLSTGCEVQHGKPHPEIFLLAADRLKVLPARCLAFEDSNNGVRAAVSAKMQVFQIPDLVAPCSEVLALGHNVLDSLTMVPQQLTKHGVLSQGIA, from the coding sequence ATGAATTACCAAGCGGCTATTTTTGATATGGATGGCCTGTTATTAGATACTGAAAGAGTTTGCCAACAAGCTTTTCGTGAGAGTTGTGAGGCATTATCACTTCCTTTTCTAGAAGATACCTACCTATCTATTATTGGTTGTAATGCACAGGGGATAGAAAATATTTTAACCGCTGGATATGGCGATAAAATTGATTATCAAATATTGCGTAAAGCTTGGATGGATAGATATCACCCCGTTGTTAATACACAGGCAATCCCAGTAAAAAAAGGGGTTTTGGCTTTATTAAATTGGTTAAAGTCTGAAAAAATCCCGATGGCAGTAGCAACATCCACACATCGTGAATTAGCGATCACTAAACTAAAACTCGCTGGAATATATGATTTTTTCGATAGCCTTTCGACAGGGTGTGAAGTGCAGCATGGCAAACCTCATCCTGAAATATTTTTGTTAGCTGCCGATCGTTTAAAGGTGTTGCCTGCACGATGTTTAGCCTTTGAAGACTCTAACAATGGTGTACGTGCAGCGGTGTCGGCTAAAATGCAGGTATTTCAAATTCCTGATTTAGTTGCCCCTTGCTCTGAGGTATTAGCTTTGGGGCATAATGTCCTTGATTCATTAACGATGGTGCCACAGCAGTTAACTAAACATGGCGTTCTATCTCAGGGCATAGCTTAA
- the aroE gene encoding shikimate dehydrogenase → MDQYAVFGNPIKQSKSPFIHTLFATQTAQQLVYRAIEPSDEDFKVTLGNFFSNGGKGCNITMPYKEQAFQFAQQLTDRATLAGAVNTLKLTDDNVVIGDNTDGAGLVLDLKNNHVDLSGARILLLGAGGAARGVCGPLLAESPKELVIANRTFSKAQTLVSIFQGLGNVCASELSQLEGEFDLIINSTACSINGELPAINDALIRPETAIYDMMYSAQATPFNAWAKQLGARLTIDGLGMLVGQAAESFAMWRGIKPGAKQVLTELRHNLS, encoded by the coding sequence ATGGATCAGTACGCTGTTTTTGGTAACCCGATAAAGCAAAGTAAATCACCTTTTATCCACACACTTTTTGCAACACAAACTGCACAACAACTTGTTTATCGTGCAATAGAGCCTTCAGATGAAGACTTTAAAGTCACCCTAGGCAACTTTTTTTCCAATGGTGGTAAAGGTTGTAACATTACCATGCCCTATAAAGAGCAAGCTTTTCAATTCGCACAACAACTTACCGATCGCGCAACGCTCGCAGGTGCAGTTAATACATTAAAGCTAACCGATGATAATGTAGTTATTGGCGATAATACTGATGGTGCAGGGTTAGTCTTAGACCTTAAAAACAACCATGTTGACCTCAGTGGCGCACGTATTTTATTACTCGGAGCAGGTGGTGCAGCAAGAGGTGTGTGTGGGCCATTGTTGGCAGAATCACCTAAAGAGTTAGTAATTGCTAACAGAACTTTTAGCAAAGCACAGACCTTAGTGTCTATTTTCCAAGGGCTGGGTAATGTTTGTGCCAGTGAGCTTTCGCAATTAGAGGGTGAGTTCGACCTTATCATTAATTCAACGGCATGTAGTATCAATGGCGAGCTTCCCGCAATTAATGATGCGCTTATCCGCCCAGAAACAGCGATATATGACATGATGTATAGTGCACAAGCAACCCCTTTTAATGCATGGGCTAAACAGTTAGGCGCACGCTTAACCATTGATGGTTTAGGCATGTTAGTAGGCCAAGCAGCTGAAAGTTTTGCGATGTGGCGAGGAATCAAGCCCGGTGCAAAACAGGTGTTAACCGAGCTACGACATAATTTATCATAA
- a CDS encoding YihD family protein, with amino-acid sequence MQCHRVNEVLELLKPYWLKNKELSLLEVLALLSKEAGFKEPIDKLSDEVIIYQLKMDQTEEGEMIPGIKKDCEDDFQTALLKARGLI; translated from the coding sequence ATGCAATGCCATCGCGTCAATGAAGTGTTGGAATTACTGAAACCATACTGGTTAAAAAACAAAGAGCTAAGCCTACTTGAAGTATTAGCTTTATTAAGTAAAGAAGCTGGCTTTAAAGAACCTATCGACAAGCTCAGTGATGAAGTGATCATTTACCAACTTAAAATGGATCAAACCGAAGAGGGCGAGATGATTCCGGGCATTAAAAAAGATTGCGAAGATGACTTTCAAACAGCATTGCTAAAGGCACGTGGACTTATTTAA
- a CDS encoding methyl-accepting chemotaxis protein, whose product MALPVSLVSILFVAILVNVWLAFNDLEDSDRLQNEQVKPVLSQLNDGYRDLYQIMSYTTAIVLADGDPNLIRYYKTEFADELEKIGARLNAPQRLIDSGFIAPQNNAVMQKLRDDLQASLNLYEGFFELSNGYESYYVKHQLQLKSLFDEIRDGIKTLSERIEQAENKLQQEKQNYVKRTTIIMELGGLIAVILSVILTWFLSGLIIAPIQRLSRAMKDISQGDGDLTARVQVETEDEIGRLARAFNDFMEKIHRTISEVVEASQQVRNEMDNIGNVTQSISAGASEQQQESDAVATAVHEMSATSDTVSSHANEAASASQSASDEANNAKLVLGETVVSIQSLSTEIAQAGDVINTLENDVKDISSILDVIRGIADQTNLLALNAAIEAARAGEQGRGFAVVADEVRSLASKTQDSTGEIQSMIEKLQNGAQHAVKVMTSSQTNGQETVQQADIAGNSLDAIAGAISVINDMNIQIATAATQQSQVSEDVNVNVQRIAENSHQVVGIVSDAEKACKALGTQCSKLDKLVAQFKV is encoded by the coding sequence ATGGCTTTGCCGGTGTCATTAGTGTCTATTTTGTTTGTCGCCATTTTAGTGAATGTTTGGTTAGCCTTTAACGATTTGGAAGATTCAGATAGATTGCAAAATGAGCAAGTAAAACCTGTTTTATCGCAACTGAATGATGGTTATCGCGATCTTTATCAGATTATGTCCTATACCACTGCCATCGTTTTAGCAGATGGCGATCCTAATTTAATTCGTTACTATAAAACCGAGTTCGCTGATGAATTAGAAAAAATAGGCGCTCGCTTAAATGCTCCGCAGAGATTAATCGACTCAGGGTTTATTGCCCCTCAAAACAATGCTGTCATGCAAAAGCTACGTGATGATTTGCAAGCCTCATTAAATTTGTATGAAGGTTTTTTCGAGCTATCAAATGGCTATGAGTCTTATTACGTAAAACATCAATTACAACTTAAATCCCTTTTTGATGAAATAAGAGATGGCATTAAAACGCTTTCTGAGCGTATTGAGCAAGCGGAAAATAAGCTCCAACAAGAGAAACAAAATTACGTTAAACGAACCACGATTATTATGGAATTAGGTGGGTTGATAGCAGTTATTCTATCCGTCATATTAACATGGTTTTTATCAGGCTTAATTATTGCGCCTATTCAACGCTTGAGTCGCGCAATGAAGGATATTTCTCAAGGCGATGGCGATTTAACGGCACGTGTTCAGGTTGAAACAGAAGATGAAATCGGCAGGCTTGCTCGTGCCTTTAATGATTTCATGGAAAAAATTCATCGTACTATTTCAGAGGTTGTTGAAGCTTCACAGCAAGTACGTAATGAGATGGATAATATTGGCAATGTAACCCAGTCTATTTCTGCTGGTGCGAGTGAGCAACAACAGGAAAGTGATGCTGTAGCGACAGCTGTCCATGAAATGAGTGCAACCAGTGATACTGTCAGTAGTCATGCTAATGAAGCCGCTAGTGCCTCACAAAGTGCAAGTGATGAAGCAAATAATGCTAAATTGGTGTTAGGTGAAACAGTGGTTTCAATTCAATCGCTTTCAACTGAGATAGCACAGGCTGGCGATGTTATTAATACGCTTGAAAATGATGTAAAAGATATCAGCTCGATTTTAGATGTTATTCGTGGCATTGCAGACCAAACAAACCTGTTAGCGTTAAATGCAGCTATTGAGGCTGCCCGTGCTGGTGAGCAGGGACGCGGTTTTGCTGTGGTTGCTGACGAAGTGCGCTCTCTTGCGAGTAAAACGCAAGATAGCACTGGTGAGATTCAGAGCATGATTGAGAAGTTGCAAAATGGTGCACAGCACGCTGTTAAAGTGATGACCTCTTCACAAACCAATGGCCAAGAAACAGTACAGCAAGCAGATATTGCTGGTAACTCTTTAGATGCAATTGCAGGAGCAATCAGTGTTATTAATGATATGAACATTCAGATTGCTACCGCTGCAACGCAACAGAGTCAGGTTAGTGAAGATGTTAATGTGAATGTCCAACGCATTGCTGAAAATAGTCATCAGGTTGTTGGTATTGTTTCAGATGCAGAAAAAGCATGTAAAGCATTAGGTACACAATGTAGTAAGCTTGATAAGTTGGTTGCGCAGTTTAAAGTATAA
- a CDS encoding protein-disulfide reductase DsbD domain-containing protein, which yields MKTLSSYKPLLALLLIFCSWPLFSADFIQTNSGWLTSPMHKPVSVQAQMTGQVDPDAKTAELLLDINLEGDWKTYWRSPGEGGVAPTFMWQNESKNIKNINWFWPAPQRYPVLGVDTLGYKHQVHLPLSLELKDLNQPTLLKGRLTLASCTTICVLSDYDIELAFTTTDLVVDQTVAFNYAQAMGAVPILIDEEQINAGQESASITAITPYWNQTKQQLIVQVKNQFNWQQPDVFVDLQNPDLDGIFFSTPKVEVQGKTLNATFDVSSWAGEVNLTKTQIHTTVVDNNIVAELIAMSSDQPLATQSTTNNLLSMFLIALLGGVILNIMPCVLPVLGMKLSSILGAHGIQKSHIRKQFLASSLGILTSFWLLALFLLTLKLSGEALGWGIQFQNPYFIATMVAITALFAANMLGLFEIQLPSSMQTWLATKGDQSYLGHYLQGMFATLLATPCSAPFLGTAVAFALGASTIELFAIFSALGLGMALPWLLIALFPSIAQLLPKPGKWMGTVKLIFALMILATSLWLISLLSSFIGLTNVIVLTLILLVLLFVLIAKKHGKKTLLISLAALLIFGAIGLLISSLTAKHWATPLATDLQWQPLDTARLKQHVEAGKTVFVDVTADWCVTCKANKIGVILQDPIYSALQADNVILMKGDWTVRSDNVTDYLQSYGRYGVPFNIVYGPTTPLGIELSTILSSDAVLDALAQSQE from the coding sequence TTGAAAACCCTATCCAGTTATAAACCTCTATTAGCATTGCTACTGATATTCTGTAGTTGGCCATTATTCAGCGCAGATTTTATTCAAACCAATAGTGGCTGGTTAACTAGCCCAATGCATAAACCCGTTTCAGTACAAGCACAAATGACCGGACAGGTTGATCCTGATGCTAAAACAGCAGAGTTGCTATTAGATATTAATCTCGAGGGTGATTGGAAAACCTATTGGCGATCGCCGGGAGAAGGAGGGGTCGCTCCTACTTTTATGTGGCAAAATGAGTCTAAAAACATTAAAAATATCAACTGGTTTTGGCCAGCCCCACAACGTTATCCAGTTCTAGGTGTTGATACATTAGGCTATAAACACCAAGTTCATCTTCCTTTAAGCCTCGAATTAAAGGATTTAAACCAACCGACCCTATTAAAAGGGCGATTGACCCTTGCATCATGCACAACAATTTGTGTGCTGAGCGATTACGATATTGAACTCGCATTTACGACAACAGATTTAGTCGTTGATCAAACAGTCGCCTTTAATTATGCACAGGCAATGGGCGCAGTACCAATACTGATCGACGAAGAGCAAATTAATGCAGGCCAAGAAAGCGCATCAATTACAGCTATTACCCCTTATTGGAACCAGACTAAACAACAGCTCATCGTACAGGTAAAAAACCAATTTAACTGGCAACAACCAGATGTATTTGTCGACTTACAAAACCCTGATTTAGATGGCATCTTCTTTTCCACACCAAAAGTTGAAGTACAAGGAAAAACCTTAAACGCAACGTTTGATGTTTCAAGTTGGGCTGGCGAAGTTAATCTAACAAAGACCCAAATTCATACTACGGTTGTTGACAATAATATTGTTGCTGAGTTAATTGCGATGAGTAGTGATCAACCGCTTGCAACTCAATCGACCACCAATAATCTATTATCTATGTTTTTAATCGCCTTACTGGGGGGGGTAATTCTTAATATCATGCCTTGTGTTTTACCTGTTTTGGGAATGAAATTAAGCTCCATATTAGGGGCACATGGCATTCAAAAGTCTCACATTCGCAAACAATTCTTAGCCTCTTCATTGGGAATTCTCACCTCATTTTGGTTACTTGCACTATTTTTGCTCACATTAAAGCTGTCTGGTGAAGCATTGGGATGGGGGATCCAATTTCAAAATCCATATTTCATCGCCACCATGGTAGCAATCACAGCCCTGTTTGCAGCTAATATGTTAGGACTTTTTGAGATTCAACTGCCCTCTAGCATGCAAACCTGGTTAGCCACAAAAGGTGATCAATCCTATCTCGGTCATTATTTACAGGGCATGTTTGCCACATTACTGGCGACGCCTTGTAGCGCACCTTTTCTTGGCACAGCGGTTGCGTTTGCTTTAGGCGCGTCAACGATTGAATTGTTTGCTATTTTTAGTGCTTTAGGATTAGGCATGGCATTACCTTGGTTGCTAATAGCGCTATTTCCATCGATTGCACAGCTATTGCCTAAGCCAGGTAAATGGATGGGTACCGTTAAACTTATTTTTGCCTTAATGATTTTAGCCACCAGCTTATGGTTAATAAGCTTACTGAGTAGTTTTATCGGCTTAACTAATGTTATTGTGCTCACCCTTATTTTACTGGTGTTATTATTTGTTTTAATTGCTAAAAAACATGGTAAAAAAACATTACTTATTAGCCTCGCAGCACTTCTCATCTTTGGTGCTATTGGCTTATTAATCAGTAGCCTTACCGCTAAACATTGGGCAACACCATTAGCAACAGATTTGCAATGGCAACCGCTCGATACTGCACGACTCAAACAACATGTTGAAGCTGGTAAAACCGTGTTCGTCGATGTTACCGCAGATTGGTGTGTGACCTGTAAAGCAAACAAAATCGGCGTGATACTGCAAGATCCAATATACAGCGCACTGCAAGCAGATAATGTAATTCTAATGAAAGGAGATTGGACGGTTCGCTCCGATAACGTTACTGACTATCTTCAATCCTATGGACGTTATGGCGTACCTTTTAATATCGTTTATGGCCCAACAACACCACTAGGCATTGAGCTCTCCACCATTTTAAGTAGCGATGCCGTACTCGACGCACTGGCGCAATCACAGGAGTAA
- a CDS encoding HDOD domain-containing protein, with the protein MQRKLSSAFYDAMFGPEQLSTEINPVEQKALENVRFILNDSEQLSARIPPLPAVLLELIDTLKNDNAKFLDIALVIEKDPSLAIEVLKVANSALYFTGEGEVTSLPKAVSLIGVKAIASISTTILLEKIRPVAPIYYKMFGKQIWIHSMQCAFLCRELAKAENEDEFDAYFLGLIHDVGKIIIFNCLCEALRTEPPGSTPGTRTFKELMSEMSADISFFIAQEWGLPVLYCDALQAHHNIHESALATLLYKSNLLSETYLLTKKKGLDEKIIDNLLTKMSIDKQIWLDFIKLCPEIERHV; encoded by the coding sequence GTGCAACGAAAACTTTCCAGTGCTTTTTATGATGCGATGTTTGGTCCAGAGCAACTCAGTACTGAAATCAACCCTGTTGAGCAAAAAGCATTAGAGAATGTTAGGTTTATTCTTAACGATAGTGAGCAATTAAGCGCTCGAATCCCACCATTACCAGCAGTATTATTAGAACTTATCGATACATTAAAAAATGACAACGCAAAGTTTTTAGATATTGCATTAGTGATTGAAAAAGATCCTTCACTTGCTATTGAAGTGTTGAAAGTAGCCAATTCAGCACTCTATTTCACGGGTGAAGGCGAAGTGACCTCTTTGCCCAAAGCGGTTTCATTAATTGGGGTTAAAGCGATAGCCAGTATTTCAACCACCATCTTATTAGAAAAAATTCGCCCGGTAGCCCCTATCTATTACAAAATGTTTGGTAAACAGATCTGGATACACTCAATGCAATGTGCTTTTTTATGCCGGGAGTTGGCAAAAGCTGAAAATGAAGATGAGTTTGATGCCTACTTTTTAGGATTGATTCATGATGTGGGCAAAATCATTATTTTTAATTGCCTATGTGAAGCCTTGCGTACCGAGCCCCCTGGTAGCACACCGGGTACACGCACCTTCAAGGAGTTGATGTCTGAAATGTCAGCAGACATCTCTTTTTTTATTGCTCAGGAATGGGGCCTACCAGTACTTTATTGCGATGCCCTGCAAGCACATCACAATATTCATGAATCAGCACTGGCGACACTTTTATATAAAAGTAATCTGCTAAGTGAAACCTACCTTCTGACGAAGAAGAAGGGGTTAGACGAAAAAATTATTGATAACCTTTTAACAAAGATGTCTATCGATAAACAAATATGGCTAGACTTTATTAAGCTATGCCCTGAGATAGAACGCCATGTTTAG